The following coding sequences lie in one Tichowtungia aerotolerans genomic window:
- a CDS encoding tyrosine-type recombinase/integrase: MGLQITRRKDGSIRSKWWYGDFIIDGKRHFTNLGVAIEGTIPASLKEVSDVPFERSRMKAQLKLDELKADARSTKSASHHLQELYEIKAGEDVRQVELKDIEQVWKNLPQRRKRSALWEKNQCGTLRKFREFIEKEYPAVRTLGQVTPRIAEHWLRHLEESGYAAATYNDKLHLLKGLFQKVGIHGGIISNPFAGCPTKIKTTVHHQPFTQKELNEILKHADKIMRPVFLVGMCTAMRQGDCCRLKWTDVDLQERFITVTTSKTGETAEIPLFPILREEIDKQPHKSEYVFPEVAALYEKKNFGMSWRVKQVLKAADIETLVDRSDGMQKASIKGFHSLRTTWITMALSAGVPMELVRRVTGHSTVDVVLKHYFRPGKEAFKTALETAMPKMLTGGQEAEVAVTKPPPEAMAGKEEELLKKIRGLLEYGEDLEKAAILRRLAEIEAQLAA, translated from the coding sequence ATGGGACTGCAAATTACTCGGCGAAAAGACGGTTCAATCCGATCAAAATGGTGGTACGGAGATTTCATTATCGACGGCAAGCGGCACTTCACGAATTTGGGAGTCGCAATCGAAGGAACGATTCCCGCATCCCTGAAAGAAGTCAGTGATGTGCCTTTCGAGCGCTCACGGATGAAAGCACAGCTCAAGCTGGATGAGTTGAAAGCAGATGCCCGAAGCACAAAGTCGGCTTCACACCACCTGCAGGAGCTCTATGAGATTAAAGCGGGTGAAGATGTCCGGCAGGTCGAACTCAAAGACATCGAACAGGTTTGGAAAAACCTACCCCAGCGCCGCAAACGGTCGGCTCTGTGGGAAAAGAATCAGTGCGGTACGCTCCGCAAGTTTCGGGAATTCATCGAAAAAGAATACCCGGCAGTCCGCACACTGGGACAGGTAACACCGCGCATCGCTGAACACTGGCTCCGGCATTTGGAAGAGTCCGGCTATGCCGCCGCCACCTACAACGACAAACTGCACCTGCTCAAAGGGCTGTTTCAAAAGGTCGGCATTCATGGCGGAATCATCAGCAATCCGTTTGCGGGATGCCCGACCAAGATCAAAACGACGGTGCATCATCAGCCGTTCACCCAAAAAGAACTGAATGAAATCCTGAAACACGCCGATAAAATCATGCGACCGGTTTTTCTGGTAGGGATGTGCACGGCCATGCGCCAGGGCGACTGCTGCCGGCTGAAATGGACGGATGTTGACCTACAGGAGAGGTTCATCACGGTGACGACCTCCAAGACGGGTGAAACCGCCGAGATCCCCCTATTCCCGATCCTGCGCGAGGAAATCGACAAACAGCCGCATAAAAGTGAATACGTGTTTCCGGAGGTTGCAGCCCTTTATGAAAAAAAGAATTTCGGTATGTCGTGGCGGGTCAAACAGGTTCTCAAAGCGGCAGATATTGAGACACTCGTCGATCGCTCTGACGGAATGCAGAAGGCTTCTATTAAAGGATTCCACTCGCTGCGTACGACATGGATTACGATGGCGCTGTCGGCCGGTGTGCCGATGGAGCTGGTTCGGCGGGTGACGGGTCACTCCACGGTTGATGTGGTGCTGAAACACTATTTCCGGCCCGGCAAGGAGGCGTTCAAGACGGCACTCGAAACCGCCATGCCCAAGATGTTGACCGGGGGACAGGAGGCAGAGGTCGCAGTCACCAAGCCGCCGCCGGAGGCAATGGCGGGCAAGGAAGAAGAGCTGCTCAAGAAAATACGCGGGCTCCTCGAATACGGTGAGGATTTAGAGAAGGCTGCAATTCTTCGACGGCTGGCCGAAATCGAAGCCCAATTAGCCGCATGA
- the rpmB gene encoding 50S ribosomal protein L28, protein MAKCAVTGKGTTSGRRIVRKGLSKMKGGIGLHVTSATKRKFKPNLQRIRVRDENGTVKRVWVSAKAIRSGAVKKA, encoded by the coding sequence ATGGCTAAATGTGCAGTAACAGGAAAAGGTACGACTTCGGGCCGCCGGATTGTTCGTAAAGGTCTGTCTAAAATGAAGGGCGGTATCGGTCTTCACGTAACCAGCGCAACAAAACGTAAATTTAAGCCCAACCTGCAGCGCATTCGCGTTCGCGATGAAAACGGCACGGTGAAACGTGTATGGGTTTCAGCTAAGGCGATTCGTTCCGGCGCGGTTAAAAAAGCCTAA
- the hemW gene encoding radical SAM family heme chaperone HemW produces the protein MPGLYVHIPFCIRKCDYCAFYSEVSADRNRQQRFFQSLEKELGSLPANFVPETVFIGGGTPTAPDFQALEKFFPMFVKFSPLEFSVEVNPGTVDVAKLSLLKRIGVNRLSIGVQSFESRCLETLGRIHSAEQADEAFRRARAAGFDNISIDLMFGIPGQTMQALDADLDRALAFGPEHISIYNLMYEEGTPLLERNPVRLDEEMEREMYDHIRERLKEAGFEHYEISNFAKPGFECRHNLLYWTGGEYIGCGPAAHSHWNGTRWANAADLDDYCVYGPRREFEETLDPVAKERETLVMGLRLINGVDVDPTLFKKLQCTFQSLENEGLLEIDGCRVRLSEDALFVSDAVFAELI, from the coding sequence ATGCCAGGGCTGTACGTCCATATTCCGTTTTGCATACGCAAGTGCGATTACTGCGCATTCTATTCGGAAGTTTCCGCGGATAGGAATAGGCAGCAGCGGTTTTTCCAATCTTTGGAGAAAGAACTGGGCAGCCTTCCGGCGAACTTCGTTCCGGAAACTGTTTTTATCGGCGGCGGCACGCCGACCGCGCCGGATTTCCAAGCCTTGGAAAAATTCTTCCCGATGTTTGTGAAATTCTCTCCGCTGGAGTTTTCGGTGGAAGTTAATCCGGGCACGGTGGATGTTGCGAAACTTTCCTTATTAAAGAGAATCGGAGTCAACCGGCTTTCGATCGGTGTGCAGTCGTTCGAGTCCCGATGTCTGGAAACTCTTGGAAGGATTCATTCGGCGGAGCAGGCCGACGAGGCGTTCCGCCGTGCGCGTGCTGCTGGGTTTGACAATATCAGTATAGACCTGATGTTCGGCATTCCGGGCCAGACGATGCAGGCGCTCGACGCTGATCTAGACCGGGCGCTGGCGTTCGGGCCGGAGCATATTTCGATCTATAATCTGATGTACGAAGAGGGTACGCCGCTCCTTGAGCGCAATCCGGTCCGGCTTGATGAGGAGATGGAGCGCGAAATGTATGATCATATTCGTGAGCGCCTCAAAGAGGCCGGCTTCGAGCATTATGAGATTTCCAACTTCGCGAAGCCGGGATTTGAGTGTCGCCATAACCTGCTTTACTGGACAGGCGGTGAATACATCGGTTGCGGCCCGGCGGCTCATTCGCATTGGAACGGAACACGATGGGCGAATGCTGCAGACCTGGACGATTACTGCGTTTATGGTCCGCGACGCGAGTTCGAGGAAACCCTCGATCCGGTCGCCAAGGAGCGTGAGACGCTGGTGATGGGGCTGCGTCTGATCAATGGTGTTGATGTCGATCCGACGCTCTTTAAAAAGCTGCAATGCACCTTCCAGTCATTGGAAAATGAGGGATTGCTGGAGATTGATGGGTGCCGGGTTCGCCTTTCGGAGGATGCGTTGTTTGTGAGCGATGCGGTGTTTGCTGAATTGATCTGA
- a CDS encoding TlyA family RNA methyltransferase — MKKIRLDQLLVDRGLAESREKAKRLVLAGQVLIDGQPAPKPGHPVTTDHEIEIKQSERFVSRGGEKLEEAVQAFDLDLTGKVCLDIGSSTGGFTDCMLQHEAVKVYAVDVGKGQLHWKLREDDRVVVMEGVNARYLTAQDIPEAADFASIDTSFISLTKILPAVKELLKPGGQIVSLIKPQFEAGKEEVDKGRGVITDPAIHKAVISKVRNFGTAELGLEWLGLATSPIKGPKGNIEFLAYWQN, encoded by the coding sequence ATGAAAAAGATCAGACTCGACCAGTTGCTCGTAGACAGAGGGCTAGCAGAAAGCCGTGAAAAAGCAAAACGGCTGGTGCTCGCCGGACAGGTCCTCATCGACGGACAGCCTGCCCCGAAACCCGGACACCCGGTAACAACCGATCACGAAATCGAAATCAAACAAAGCGAACGGTTTGTCAGCCGCGGCGGGGAAAAACTCGAAGAAGCTGTTCAGGCATTCGACCTCGACCTGACCGGCAAAGTTTGCCTCGACATCGGCTCCTCCACCGGTGGCTTCACCGACTGCATGCTGCAGCACGAAGCCGTGAAAGTCTATGCAGTGGATGTCGGCAAAGGACAGCTGCACTGGAAACTGCGCGAAGACGACCGGGTCGTGGTCATGGAAGGAGTCAATGCCCGTTATCTGACTGCTCAGGATATTCCGGAGGCAGCCGACTTTGCATCCATCGACACATCATTCATATCCTTGACCAAAATCCTTCCTGCCGTCAAAGAACTGCTCAAACCGGGGGGACAAATCGTATCTCTGATCAAGCCGCAGTTTGAGGCCGGCAAGGAAGAAGTCGACAAAGGCCGCGGCGTCATCACCGACCCCGCAATTCACAAAGCGGTTATCTCCAAGGTTCGGAACTTCGGAACCGCAGAACTGGGTCTCGAATGGCTGGGACTGGCCACCTCTCCTATAAAGGGCCCCAAAGGAAATATCGAGTTTCTTGCTTATTGGCAAAACTAA
- a CDS encoding tetratricopeptide repeat protein, which translates to MKFVISISLLFFALTAFCDLPILNTSFHKEPLEAVQSHARQNQPEAQLELALRYYAGYQVERDPRLAFEWMSRAAGQENADAQFLLSRMYAEGVGTEEDREQSEAWFAKAIAADPQNKMLIEHYEVIIEGKEDDSTAKNKFLKVCSDAGYLPAEAALREPEALEMCARGNYRAAVGVFQELADQNSPAGMCRLADMYAKGLGGLPEDFVEAFDLYSKSAGAGYAEAQFALASMYEDGIGVDRDLVMAAKWYEKAARNGVADALCKVGDAEFASAVRWFGKASLTPDDEMAQFDSMKHYKRDLSSAIASYRKAAAGGSAGAQYMLGRLHASGEGVVKDFDQALEFYKQAAGQNHADALFYIGLMYHAGLGISPNAEKAIFFYQKAAERGSRAAMFYLGNCHFFGYGVEQHARKGTEFYRDALQDVSVDSEDSTLLNDIWVFRAAREYAVILWRKAAVENDAALAVKWMSLAARSGDSFAREMLVEMMSGNRSFSGVGDGVADIAGAAVDPRKDAGAKRRDVLFLFPYLQQDVREIYPGFDPPHVITTVMARGETRSVTGGSLWELAVKYRRPDARRTVGLRGILLVGAEFEDTETGETFWAYNKIEDNGPVFSGETFIDASLFVDIGGHSNLRLGNWTVTYGHLPDRNRRLLAVIDEQKKSKSAGTIEEMASRNRFTVELDSRIITTIDIDAKFPGGIEDPNGGGDSGSDDDNGLLDSILGTVTGG; encoded by the coding sequence ATGAAGTTTGTCATATCCATTTCGCTGTTGTTTTTTGCGTTGACCGCATTTTGTGATCTGCCGATTTTGAATACTTCCTTTCATAAAGAACCGCTCGAGGCGGTTCAGTCTCATGCCCGTCAAAACCAGCCGGAGGCCCAGTTGGAGCTGGCGTTGCGGTATTATGCCGGGTATCAGGTAGAGAGAGATCCTCGGTTGGCTTTTGAATGGATGTCCAGAGCCGCAGGTCAGGAGAATGCCGATGCTCAGTTCTTGCTGAGTCGTATGTATGCCGAGGGAGTCGGTACGGAAGAGGATCGGGAACAATCCGAAGCGTGGTTCGCGAAAGCGATTGCTGCCGACCCGCAAAACAAAATGCTGATTGAGCACTACGAAGTCATAATTGAGGGAAAAGAGGATGATTCGACCGCAAAAAATAAATTTTTGAAAGTTTGTTCGGATGCTGGTTATCTTCCGGCAGAGGCCGCGCTCCGTGAGCCGGAAGCTCTCGAGATGTGCGCTCGGGGGAATTACCGGGCAGCTGTTGGGGTTTTTCAGGAACTGGCGGATCAAAACAGTCCGGCGGGAATGTGCCGGCTTGCTGATATGTATGCAAAAGGGTTGGGCGGATTGCCTGAAGATTTCGTGGAAGCATTTGATCTGTATTCCAAGTCAGCTGGGGCCGGATATGCAGAAGCTCAGTTTGCTCTGGCGTCGATGTATGAAGATGGAATCGGGGTCGATCGGGATTTGGTAATGGCTGCGAAGTGGTATGAAAAAGCTGCCCGGAATGGCGTTGCAGACGCTTTATGCAAGGTGGGTGATGCTGAGTTTGCTTCGGCTGTGCGCTGGTTCGGGAAAGCCTCTCTGACGCCGGACGATGAAATGGCTCAGTTCGATAGCATGAAGCATTACAAGCGGGATCTTTCTTCTGCAATCGCATCATACCGAAAAGCTGCAGCAGGCGGCAGTGCTGGGGCACAATATATGCTGGGGCGCTTACATGCTTCCGGGGAAGGGGTGGTAAAGGATTTTGATCAGGCTTTGGAATTTTATAAGCAGGCCGCTGGGCAGAATCATGCAGACGCTCTTTTTTACATCGGCTTGATGTATCACGCGGGACTGGGAATTTCCCCCAATGCTGAAAAGGCAATATTCTTCTATCAGAAAGCGGCTGAACGGGGATCTCGAGCAGCAATGTTTTATCTTGGAAACTGCCATTTCTTCGGATATGGCGTCGAGCAGCATGCACGGAAAGGAACGGAGTTTTACCGGGATGCACTTCAGGATGTTTCTGTTGATTCGGAGGACTCAACTCTGCTGAATGATATCTGGGTTTTTCGGGCGGCCCGTGAGTATGCAGTCATTCTCTGGCGTAAAGCCGCTGTGGAGAACGATGCTGCATTGGCGGTAAAGTGGATGAGTCTGGCCGCGCGCAGTGGGGATTCTTTCGCGCGTGAGATGCTCGTGGAGATGATGTCCGGCAACCGAAGCTTCTCCGGTGTCGGAGACGGGGTTGCTGATATCGCAGGGGCTGCTGTGGATCCTCGGAAAGATGCAGGCGCAAAGCGGCGGGACGTTCTCTTCCTGTTTCCTTACCTGCAACAGGATGTTCGGGAAATTTATCCCGGTTTTGACCCCCCGCATGTGATTACAACAGTGATGGCGCGCGGAGAAACCCGCAGTGTTACCGGCGGTTCTCTTTGGGAGCTGGCGGTTAAGTATCGCCGGCCGGACGCTCGCAGGACGGTTGGGCTTCGAGGGATACTGCTGGTAGGTGCAGAGTTTGAAGATACCGAAACCGGGGAAACATTCTGGGCCTATAATAAAATCGAAGACAACGGTCCTGTTTTCAGCGGCGAAACTTTCATTGACGCATCCCTGTTTGTAGACATCGGTGGGCACTCGAATCTTCGTTTGGGAAACTGGACGGTGACTTATGGGCATTTGCCGGATCGAAACCGCAGACTGCTGGCCGTCATCGATGAGCAGAAAAAATCCAAATCGGCCGGAACGATTGAGGAAATGGCTTCCAGAAACCGTTTCACGGTCGAACTTGATTCGCGGATAATCACTACAATTGATATTGATGCGAAATTTCCGGGCGGCATTGAAGATCCCAACGGCGGCGGTGATTCCGGCTCTGATGACGACAATGGCCTTTTGGATTCCATTCTTGGGACCGTTACCGGCGGTTGA